One genomic region from Solwaraspora sp. WMMD792 encodes:
- a CDS encoding adenylate/guanylate cyclase domain-containing protein codes for MSAPIALPSGLVTFMFTDIEGSTRLARLLGRDYRPVLSEHRRLVRRTLSASDGTELFTEGDSFFVAFADASAALDACRRAQRALAAHEWPTPDVAPRVRMGLHTGHAEPVGGEYASPEVHRAARIAAAAHGGQVLCSAATAQAADPLPVGVSLLDLGLHRLRGFDDRERLFQLIAAGLERQFPRPRTADSASHNLPNQISSFVGRRTERQELRQLVAEHRLVTVVGAGGAGKTRLAIEVAADASGGDAAESPAADPVRAGHPDGVWFVDVATVTDPGLVAFAVAAVFGLRPEPGRPILDTVVEYAAARRLLLVLDTCDAQPAACAEVIARLLGGGRQVRVLTTSREPLGVPGEVVWRIPPMSAEPGPAGGPSDAVALLLDRTAAARGGHPPGPTETAQLHRVAARLDGLPLAIELAAARLRVLSVGQLVDRLDDVLGVLDAGQEEPVDAQRPAGRRHGTLQATVTWSYRTLAPRAARLLRWMSVFAGPIDLATVEWLLEDDPLGPLAVLVDKSMIQAEPAAGGTSYRMLDPIRAYAARRLVEAGEEQAARDRHVAWALHALQRAYLGPDGKPVTLSLYTLDPLADELRAALRWSTTGGSARRGLQLASGLDQWWRERGLAREGRLWLFRLYGRIAETGEAIPEAELAAAYHMHSQHAGADGEFGEEMRFSHRAEAAARQAGDAGLLARVLAGRGASLIDLGQFVEAEQVCRRVIDWAAANGAVGDALFAVYSLAELLCRRGALDEAAEVLATARPAEAARPAERGRRTVDMLLGLVALGRRDLVAAHDHLVVALRSRMRYGFHRRACDTLNAMAVRCALGGDPSTAARLFGAAQATRSALRSTAGMFGGYWAQEQAKVRSAIGDRAFDAGYAQGSRMSLVEAAALALAVEHPDLTTVARWFADESAGAVGDADPLGGRGDRRPARPW; via the coding sequence GTGTCGGCACCGATCGCACTGCCGAGCGGACTGGTCACCTTCATGTTCACCGACATCGAAGGATCGACGAGGCTGGCCCGACTGCTCGGCCGCGACTACCGCCCGGTGCTCAGCGAACACCGACGGTTGGTACGGCGGACCTTGTCGGCCAGCGACGGCACGGAGTTGTTCACCGAAGGGGATTCGTTCTTCGTGGCGTTCGCCGACGCGTCCGCCGCACTGGACGCCTGCCGGCGCGCGCAGCGGGCGCTGGCCGCCCACGAGTGGCCGACCCCGGATGTCGCACCCCGGGTACGGATGGGGCTGCACACCGGGCACGCCGAGCCGGTCGGGGGTGAGTACGCCAGCCCGGAGGTGCACCGCGCGGCGCGGATCGCGGCGGCGGCGCATGGTGGCCAGGTCCTCTGTTCCGCTGCGACCGCCCAGGCCGCCGACCCGTTGCCGGTCGGCGTCTCGCTGCTCGATCTCGGCCTGCACCGGCTGCGCGGGTTCGACGACCGGGAGCGGCTGTTCCAGTTGATCGCCGCCGGGCTGGAGCGCCAGTTCCCCAGACCGCGTACGGCCGACTCGGCCAGCCACAATCTGCCCAATCAGATCAGCTCCTTTGTCGGTCGCCGGACCGAACGCCAGGAGCTGCGCCAGCTGGTCGCCGAACACCGGCTGGTCACCGTGGTGGGTGCCGGCGGTGCCGGCAAGACCCGGCTGGCGATCGAGGTCGCGGCCGACGCCAGCGGCGGTGACGCCGCGGAATCACCGGCAGCGGACCCGGTCAGGGCCGGCCACCCCGACGGGGTGTGGTTCGTCGATGTTGCGACGGTGACCGATCCCGGCCTGGTCGCGTTCGCCGTCGCCGCGGTGTTCGGCCTGCGACCGGAGCCGGGCCGGCCGATCCTGGACACCGTCGTCGAGTATGCGGCCGCCCGCCGGCTGCTGCTGGTGCTCGACACCTGCGACGCCCAGCCGGCGGCGTGTGCCGAGGTGATCGCCCGGCTGCTCGGCGGTGGCCGGCAGGTCCGGGTGCTGACGACCAGTAGGGAGCCGCTGGGGGTGCCCGGCGAGGTGGTGTGGCGGATACCGCCGATGTCGGCCGAACCGGGGCCGGCCGGCGGCCCCAGCGACGCCGTGGCGTTGTTGCTGGACCGCACGGCGGCGGCCCGTGGCGGTCACCCACCGGGTCCGACCGAGACCGCCCAGCTGCATCGGGTGGCGGCCCGGCTGGACGGGTTGCCGCTGGCGATCGAGCTCGCCGCCGCCCGGCTGCGGGTGCTCTCCGTCGGGCAGCTCGTGGACCGCCTCGACGATGTCCTGGGGGTGCTGGACGCGGGGCAGGAGGAGCCGGTCGACGCGCAGCGACCTGCCGGGCGGCGGCACGGCACGCTACAGGCGACGGTCACCTGGTCCTACCGGACGCTGGCTCCCCGGGCGGCCCGCCTGCTGCGCTGGATGTCGGTCTTCGCCGGACCGATCGATCTGGCCACCGTGGAGTGGCTGCTCGAGGACGATCCGCTGGGGCCGTTGGCGGTGCTGGTCGACAAGTCGATGATCCAGGCCGAGCCGGCGGCCGGCGGCACCAGCTACCGGATGCTCGACCCGATCCGGGCGTACGCGGCACGGCGGCTGGTCGAAGCGGGTGAGGAGCAGGCTGCCCGGGACCGGCACGTGGCCTGGGCCCTGCACGCGTTGCAGCGTGCCTACCTGGGCCCGGACGGCAAGCCGGTCACCCTTTCGCTGTACACCCTCGATCCGTTGGCCGACGAGCTGCGGGCCGCGCTGCGGTGGAGCACCACCGGTGGCAGTGCCCGGCGTGGCCTGCAGCTCGCCAGCGGGCTCGACCAGTGGTGGCGCGAACGCGGCCTGGCCCGGGAAGGCCGGCTGTGGCTGTTCCGGCTGTACGGGCGGATCGCCGAGACCGGCGAGGCGATTCCCGAGGCGGAGCTGGCGGCCGCGTACCACATGCATTCGCAGCACGCGGGCGCGGACGGCGAGTTCGGCGAGGAGATGCGGTTTTCGCACCGGGCGGAGGCCGCCGCCCGGCAGGCCGGCGACGCGGGCCTGCTGGCCCGGGTGCTGGCCGGTCGGGGCGCCTCGCTCATCGACCTCGGGCAGTTCGTCGAGGCCGAGCAGGTGTGCCGGCGGGTGATCGACTGGGCGGCGGCGAACGGCGCGGTCGGCGACGCGCTGTTCGCCGTGTACAGCCTGGCCGAGCTGCTCTGCCGGCGGGGGGCGTTGGACGAGGCCGCCGAGGTGCTGGCCACCGCCCGGCCGGCAGAGGCCGCCCGGCCGGCGGAGCGCGGCCGGCGGACCGTGGACATGCTGCTCGGGCTGGTGGCGTTGGGCCGCCGGGACCTGGTCGCCGCGCACGACCACCTGGTGGTGGCGCTGCGCTCCCGGATGCGGTACGGGTTCCACCGGCGGGCCTGCGACACGCTGAACGCGATGGCGGTCCGGTGCGCGCTGGGCGGTGACCCGTCGACCGCTGCTCGCCTGTTCGGTGCCGCTCAGGCGACCCGCTCGGCGCTGCGCAGCACGGCCGGCATGTTCGGCGGCTACTGGGCGCAGGAGCAGGCCAAGGTACGGTCGGCGATCGGCGACAGGGCGTTCGACGCCGGGTACGCGCAGGGTAGCCGGATGAGTCTGGTCGAGGCGGCGGCGTTGGCGCTCGCCGTTGAGCATCCGGACCTGACGACCGTCGCCCGGTGGTTCGCCGACGAGTCCGCCGGCGCGGTCGGTGACGCCGACCCGCTCGGCGGCCGTGGCGACCGGCGGCCGGCCCGGCCGTGGTGA
- a CDS encoding zinc ribbon domain-containing protein, with product MPRYEFRCRACGDTFEVNRPMTQAGDPASCPQGHSDTVKLLSTVAITGRGAGTSGGLPVMPPAPAGGGGGCCGGGCGC from the coding sequence ATGCCCCGGTACGAGTTCCGCTGTCGCGCGTGCGGCGACACCTTCGAGGTCAACCGTCCGATGACCCAGGCCGGCGATCCGGCGTCCTGCCCGCAGGGACATTCCGACACGGTCAAACTGCTGTCCACCGTCGCGATCACCGGCCGTGGTGCCGGGACCTCCGGTGGACTGCCGGTCATGCCGCCAGCCCCGGCCGGCGGCGGTGGCGGCTGCTGCGGTGGCGGGTGCGGATGCTAG